One region of Tamandua tetradactyla isolate mTamTet1 chromosome 6, mTamTet1.pri, whole genome shotgun sequence genomic DNA includes:
- the PSME3 gene encoding proteasome activator complex subunit 3 isoform X1 — protein sequence MEKWILKRIKYLQSGGLSASHYNYKVDSFRERITSEAEDLVANFFPKKLLELDSFLKEPILNIHDLTQIHSDMNLPVPDPILLTNSHDGLDGPTYKKRRLDECDEAFQGTKVFVMPNGMLKSNQQLVDIIEKVKPEIRLLIEKCNTVKMWVQLLIPRIEDGNNFGVSIQEETVAELRTVESEAASYLDQISRYYITRAKLVSKIAKYPHVEDYRRTVTEIDEKEYISLRLIISELRNQYVTLHDMILKNIEKIKRPRSSNAETLY from the exons ATGGAGAAATGGATCctcaaaagaataaagtatttacaGTCTGGGGGCCTCTCAGCTTCTCATTATAATTACAAG GTTGATTCTTTCAGGGAGCGGATCACAAGCGAG GCAGAAGACTTGGTGGCAAATTTTTTCCCAAAGAAGTTGTTAGAACTTGATAGTTTTTTGAAG GAACCAATTCTAAACATCCATGACCTAACTCAGATCCACTCGGACATGAATCTCCCAGTCCCTGACCCCATTCTTCTCACCAATAGCCACGATGGACTGGATGGT CCCACTTATAAGAAGCGAAGGTTGGATGAGTGTGACGAGGCCTTCCAAG GAACCAAGGTGTTTGTGATGCCCAATGGGATGCTGAAAAGCAACCAGCAACTGGTGGACATTATTGAGAAGGTGAAACCTGAGATCCGGCTGCTGATTGAGAAATGCAACACG GTCAAAATGTGGGTGCAGCTTCTGATTCCCAGGATAGAAGATGGGAACAACTTTGGGGTGTCCATTCAG GAAGAGACAGTTGCAGAACTAAGGACTGTTGAGAGTGAAGCTGCGTCTTACTTGGACCAGATTTCTAG aTATTATATTACAAGAGCCAAATTGGTTTCTAAAATAGCTAAATATCCCCATGTG GAGGACTATCGCCGCACCGTGACAGAGATTGATGAAAAAGAATATATCAGCCTTCGGCTCATCATATCAGAGCTAAGGAATCAATAT GTTACTCTACATGACATGATCCTGAAAAATATTGAGAAGATCAAACGGCCCCGGAGCAGCAATGCAGAGACACTGTACtga
- the PSME3 gene encoding proteasome activator complex subunit 3 isoform X2 — protein sequence MASLLKVDQEVKLKVDSFRERITSEAEDLVANFFPKKLLELDSFLKEPILNIHDLTQIHSDMNLPVPDPILLTNSHDGLDGPTYKKRRLDECDEAFQGTKVFVMPNGMLKSNQQLVDIIEKVKPEIRLLIEKCNTVKMWVQLLIPRIEDGNNFGVSIQEETVAELRTVESEAASYLDQISRYYITRAKLVSKIAKYPHVEDYRRTVTEIDEKEYISLRLIISELRNQYVTLHDMILKNIEKIKRPRSSNAETLY from the exons ATGGCCTCGTTGCTGAAGGTGGATCAGGAAGTGAAGCTCAAG GTTGATTCTTTCAGGGAGCGGATCACAAGCGAG GCAGAAGACTTGGTGGCAAATTTTTTCCCAAAGAAGTTGTTAGAACTTGATAGTTTTTTGAAG GAACCAATTCTAAACATCCATGACCTAACTCAGATCCACTCGGACATGAATCTCCCAGTCCCTGACCCCATTCTTCTCACCAATAGCCACGATGGACTGGATGGT CCCACTTATAAGAAGCGAAGGTTGGATGAGTGTGACGAGGCCTTCCAAG GAACCAAGGTGTTTGTGATGCCCAATGGGATGCTGAAAAGCAACCAGCAACTGGTGGACATTATTGAGAAGGTGAAACCTGAGATCCGGCTGCTGATTGAGAAATGCAACACG GTCAAAATGTGGGTGCAGCTTCTGATTCCCAGGATAGAAGATGGGAACAACTTTGGGGTGTCCATTCAG GAAGAGACAGTTGCAGAACTAAGGACTGTTGAGAGTGAAGCTGCGTCTTACTTGGACCAGATTTCTAG aTATTATATTACAAGAGCCAAATTGGTTTCTAAAATAGCTAAATATCCCCATGTG GAGGACTATCGCCGCACCGTGACAGAGATTGATGAAAAAGAATATATCAGCCTTCGGCTCATCATATCAGAGCTAAGGAATCAATAT GTTACTCTACATGACATGATCCTGAAAAATATTGAGAAGATCAAACGGCCCCGGAGCAGCAATGCAGAGACACTGTACtga